The Haloarchaeobius amylolyticus genome window below encodes:
- a CDS encoding ABC transporter permease: protein MSTEQSTRKRLVAAFSEPKRRLGLVIGPSGLWLLLLLLAPITFMVTVSFLQVNDAYQIVWEPTLANYGELFSGSGPFWETSFYESLVLSYQIAFVTTILCLVLAFPLAYYLARADGRTFKIVIYLVLLPFFTMYLVRAYSWFLMFGPNGVINATLTTIGIVDEPLGIFNFGKVAIIIGLVHAYFPYMLLSLYASLDGIDFSLIEAARDLGASRVAVVRDVIIPLTLPGIISGSLFVFVPSLGAFITPRFLGQGKVLMIGQLIEERINSLYAIDYGSAASMFIVISIVIAFAVAFRYVSIEDIGGV from the coding sequence ATGTCCACAGAGCAATCGACGCGTAAGCGACTGGTGGCGGCGTTCAGCGAGCCGAAACGCCGGCTCGGGCTCGTCATCGGGCCGAGCGGCCTCTGGCTCCTGTTGCTGTTGCTGGCGCCCATCACCTTCATGGTGACCGTGAGCTTCCTGCAGGTGAACGACGCCTACCAGATCGTCTGGGAGCCGACGCTCGCGAACTACGGGGAGCTGTTCAGCGGGAGCGGGCCGTTCTGGGAGACCTCGTTCTACGAGTCGCTCGTCCTGTCGTACCAGATCGCGTTCGTGACGACCATCCTGTGTCTGGTGCTCGCGTTCCCGCTCGCGTACTACCTGGCACGGGCCGACGGTCGGACGTTCAAGATCGTCATCTACCTCGTGTTGCTCCCGTTCTTCACGATGTACCTCGTCCGGGCGTACTCGTGGTTCCTGATGTTCGGCCCCAACGGCGTCATCAACGCCACCCTGACGACCATCGGCATCGTCGACGAACCGCTCGGGATATTCAACTTCGGGAAGGTGGCCATCATCATCGGCCTGGTCCACGCGTACTTCCCGTACATGCTGCTGTCGCTGTACGCCAGCCTGGACGGTATCGACTTCAGCCTCATCGAGGCGGCGCGGGACCTCGGCGCGAGCCGGGTCGCCGTCGTCAGGGACGTCATCATCCCGCTCACCCTGCCCGGCATCATCAGTGGGAGCCTGTTCGTGTTCGTGCCCTCGCTGGGCGCGTTCATCACGCCGCGGTTCCTTGGCCAGGGGAAGGTGCTCATGATCGGACAGCTCATCGAGGAACGCATCAACTCGCTGTACGCTATCGACTACGGCAGCGCGGCGTCGATGTTCATCGTCATCTCCATCGTCATCGCGTTCGCCGTGGCGTTCCGGTACGTCAGCATCGAGGACATCGGAGGTGTCTGA
- a CDS encoding ABC transporter permease, translating to MATETQTDTGTEGFSGVFDHEVRERLLSVGFRLLTVALLVFLWIPLAVMVILSFMQNSSTFFPFQGVTLQHYTATFADEALMGSLFTSVQIATISAVIATVLGVLASFGLARYDFPYKEAYRTIGILPMVIPGVVLGIALLIYFQTLLGLSPGFLTLVLTHSVYGFPFVLLIVTSRMYTFDESLEEAARDLGADPLTVFKDVTFPVIAPAIGAGFLFAWIRSFEDFIRAHFVKGVMDVLTTAMFGMIKFGAAPKMNAISSFIVFVIAVVLAVAMNVGNVTGYVAGTEEEE from the coding sequence ATGGCGACAGAGACCCAGACCGACACCGGTACCGAGGGGTTCTCGGGCGTGTTCGACCACGAGGTGCGCGAGCGCCTGCTGAGCGTGGGGTTCCGGCTCCTCACGGTGGCGCTGCTCGTGTTCCTGTGGATCCCCCTCGCGGTGATGGTCATCCTCTCGTTCATGCAGAACTCGAGTACGTTCTTCCCGTTCCAGGGGGTCACCCTGCAACACTACACCGCGACCTTCGCCGACGAGGCGCTGATGGGGTCGCTGTTCACGAGCGTCCAGATCGCGACGATCTCGGCGGTCATCGCGACCGTCCTCGGCGTGCTCGCGAGCTTCGGGCTCGCGCGCTACGACTTCCCGTACAAGGAGGCCTACCGGACCATCGGTATCCTGCCGATGGTCATCCCGGGCGTCGTCCTCGGCATCGCCCTGCTCATCTACTTCCAGACGTTGCTCGGGCTGTCGCCCGGGTTCCTCACGCTGGTGTTGACCCACTCGGTGTACGGCTTCCCGTTCGTCCTGCTCATCGTCACGTCGCGGATGTACACCTTCGACGAGTCCCTGGAGGAGGCGGCCCGGGACCTCGGGGCGGACCCGCTGACGGTGTTCAAGGACGTGACCTTCCCGGTCATCGCGCCGGCCATCGGCGCCGGGTTCCTGTTCGCGTGGATCCGGTCGTTCGAGGACTTCATCCGTGCCCACTTCGTCAAGGGCGTGATGGACGTGCTGACCACGGCGATGTTCGGGATGATCAAGTTCGGGGCGGCCCCGAAGATGAACGCCATCTCGTCGTTCATCGTCTTCGTCATCGCGGTCGTCCTCGCGGTCGCGATGAACGTCGGGAACGTCACCGGGTACGTCGCCGGGACCGAGGAGGAGGAGTAG
- a CDS encoding enoyl-CoA hydratase/isomerase family protein codes for MSSIESLQTTPVSYEYDSEADVARVTLSRPDSLNAVTRPLYDGIRAGLDAAADDDARVVVLQGEGRAFCVGADMKGHDEAERTPAEKREYVETAQATCRAVQTHPAPVVAKVQGYAIGAGAELALSADCIVMAEDAEMRFPEVSIGTYVGGGVTYTLPERVGRAKARELVLTAATVEGTEAGDMGLATEAVPPEDLDEAVADLADTLAGHAPVPMQYAKEQFRREPDRDHLLTAEADALLACMETDDWQEGVDAFAEDREPQFRGE; via the coding sequence ATGTCTTCCATCGAGTCGCTGCAGACCACACCCGTCTCCTACGAGTACGACAGCGAGGCCGACGTGGCACGCGTCACGCTGTCGCGCCCCGACAGCCTCAACGCCGTCACGCGACCACTGTACGACGGTATCCGGGCGGGACTCGACGCCGCCGCAGACGACGACGCCCGGGTCGTCGTCCTCCAGGGCGAGGGCCGCGCCTTCTGCGTCGGCGCGGACATGAAGGGCCACGACGAGGCCGAGCGCACGCCCGCCGAGAAGCGCGAGTACGTCGAGACCGCCCAGGCGACCTGCCGGGCGGTCCAGACTCACCCCGCGCCAGTCGTCGCGAAGGTACAGGGGTACGCCATCGGCGCCGGGGCGGAGCTGGCCCTGAGTGCCGACTGCATCGTGATGGCCGAAGACGCCGAGATGCGCTTCCCCGAGGTGTCCATCGGGACCTACGTCGGCGGCGGCGTCACGTACACCCTCCCCGAGCGCGTCGGCCGGGCGAAGGCGCGTGAACTCGTCCTGACCGCGGCGACCGTCGAGGGGACCGAGGCCGGCGACATGGGCCTCGCGACCGAGGCCGTCCCACCCGAGGACCTCGACGAGGCGGTCGCCGACCTCGCGGACACCCTCGCGGGTCACGCGCCCGTCCCGATGCAGTACGCGAAAGAACAGTTCCGACGCGAACCCGACCGCGACCACCTGCTGACCGCGGAGGCCGACGCCCTGCTGGCCTGCATGGAGACCGACGACTGGCAGGAGGGCGTCGACGCGTTCGCCGAGGACCGCGAGCCGCAGTTCCGGGGTGAGTGA
- a CDS encoding acetate--CoA ligase family protein → MSDVRDDQRQRILDPDSVAVVGASTDPQKRGHQAIVTLEEGGYEGDIYPVNPGAEEIRGRTVYDSVSAIPGPVDLALVVVPAPVVPGVLEDCADTDLAGAVVVAVGFGETGEEGEALERRIVDLAREHDVRLIGPNTSGMINVHEGLNLVGAENVPAGDIALLCQSGNLAIALFMEAMGVPGRGFSHYVGVGNESDLRFDEYLPFYAADDGTNAITLYVEGMSDGRAFLQRAREVTPDTPIVALKGGRSAVGKESTSSHTGSMAGDAAVADAVFEQAGVVSVERSDELLPTARALGSLPAADGENVAILADGGGHATLAADALAEQGLSVPDLTAETQERLREVLPDAASVVNPVDVAGGTDDDPSVFYDCAAAIAADPNVDALLLSGLFGGYGIRFSASLADPELDAAHDIAGLAAEHDLPVVVQSAYESAEPEAHAVLREQGIPVLESLEVATRSLGALATYGDHCARADRKSDFRLEPGAADDTTLDEVVDGDGDLSEHAAREALSRHDVPLSPSELATSADEATTAADRFEGPVAMKVVSPDIVHKSDVGGVALDVTDDPAGTYRDLVAAAHDHDPDATVEGVLVSPMRETGVELVVGVVEDEQFGHVAMVGVGGVFVEVLEDVAFRALPLTRADARDMLADLDAQELLDGARGTEPVDREALVDLLVAVSGFVEANPRVTELDLNPARASGSDVEALDAAMTVRPAGREESGDPAEQVSEESADD, encoded by the coding sequence GTGAGTGACGTGCGCGACGACCAGCGCCAGCGCATCCTCGACCCCGACTCCGTCGCGGTCGTCGGTGCCTCCACGGACCCGCAGAAGCGCGGCCACCAGGCCATCGTCACCCTCGAGGAGGGCGGCTACGAGGGCGACATCTACCCCGTCAACCCGGGGGCCGAGGAGATCCGCGGGCGCACCGTCTACGACAGCGTCTCGGCCATCCCCGGCCCCGTCGACCTCGCGCTCGTCGTGGTGCCCGCACCCGTCGTCCCGGGCGTCCTGGAGGACTGCGCCGACACCGACCTCGCGGGGGCGGTCGTCGTCGCGGTCGGCTTCGGCGAGACCGGCGAGGAGGGCGAGGCACTCGAACGACGCATCGTCGACCTCGCCCGCGAGCACGACGTCCGGCTCATCGGCCCGAACACGTCGGGGATGATCAACGTCCACGAGGGCCTGAACCTCGTGGGCGCGGAGAACGTCCCGGCGGGCGACATCGCGTTGCTCTGCCAGAGCGGGAACCTCGCCATCGCGCTGTTCATGGAGGCGATGGGTGTCCCGGGCCGTGGCTTCAGCCACTACGTCGGCGTCGGCAACGAGTCCGACCTCCGGTTCGACGAGTACCTGCCCTTCTACGCCGCGGACGACGGGACGAACGCCATCACGCTCTACGTCGAGGGGATGAGCGACGGCCGGGCGTTCCTCCAGCGCGCCCGCGAGGTCACCCCGGACACGCCCATCGTCGCGCTGAAGGGCGGGCGCTCCGCGGTCGGCAAGGAGTCGACCAGTTCCCACACCGGCTCGATGGCCGGCGACGCCGCGGTCGCGGACGCCGTCTTCGAACAGGCCGGCGTCGTCAGCGTCGAGCGCTCCGACGAACTGCTGCCGACGGCCCGGGCGCTCGGGTCGCTGCCGGCGGCCGACGGGGAGAACGTCGCCATCCTCGCGGACGGGGGCGGACACGCGACCCTCGCCGCCGACGCGCTCGCCGAGCAGGGCCTCTCGGTGCCCGACCTCACCGCCGAGACCCAGGAGCGACTGCGCGAGGTCCTGCCCGATGCGGCGAGCGTCGTCAACCCGGTCGACGTGGCCGGCGGTACCGACGACGACCCGAGCGTCTTCTACGACTGCGCGGCCGCCATCGCGGCCGACCCGAACGTCGACGCCCTGCTGTTGTCGGGACTGTTCGGTGGGTACGGCATCCGGTTCTCGGCGTCGCTGGCCGACCCGGAACTCGACGCGGCCCACGACATCGCCGGCCTCGCCGCCGAGCACGACCTGCCGGTGGTCGTCCAGAGCGCCTACGAGAGCGCCGAGCCGGAGGCCCACGCGGTCCTGCGCGAGCAGGGCATCCCCGTGCTGGAGTCGCTGGAGGTCGCCACCCGGAGCCTCGGCGCGCTCGCCACCTACGGCGACCACTGCGCCCGGGCCGACCGCAAGTCGGACTTCCGGCTCGAGCCCGGCGCCGCGGACGACACGACCCTCGACGAGGTCGTCGACGGCGACGGCGACCTCTCGGAGCACGCCGCCCGCGAGGCGCTCTCACGCCACGACGTCCCCCTGTCGCCGTCGGAACTGGCGACCAGCGCGGACGAGGCTACCACAGCAGCCGACCGATTCGAGGGTCCGGTGGCGATGAAGGTCGTCTCGCCGGACATCGTCCACAAGTCCGACGTGGGCGGGGTCGCCCTCGACGTGACCGACGACCCCGCGGGGACCTACCGCGACCTCGTCGCGGCCGCCCACGACCACGACCCGGACGCGACGGTCGAGGGCGTCCTCGTCTCGCCGATGCGGGAGACGGGTGTCGAACTCGTCGTCGGGGTCGTCGAGGACGAGCAGTTCGGCCACGTCGCCATGGTCGGCGTCGGCGGCGTGTTCGTGGAGGTGCTGGAGGACGTGGCCTTCCGGGCACTCCCGCTGACGCGGGCCGACGCCCGTGACATGCTCGCCGACCTCGACGCGCAGGAACTGCTCGACGGGGCGCGAGGGACGGAGCCGGTCGACCGCGAGGCGCTGGTCGACCTGCTCGTGGCTGTCTCGGGGTTCGTCGAGGCGAACCCGCGCGTCACCGAACTCGACCTCAACCCGGCCCGCGCCAGCGGGAGCGACGTGGAGGCGCTCGACGCCGCCATGACGGTCCGGCCGGCGGGGCGGGAGGAGTCCGGAGACCCAGCCGAGCAGGTCAGCGAGGAGTCCGCCGATGACTGA
- a CDS encoding enoyl-CoA hydratase/isomerase family protein produces the protein MTDVVQVERPTEHVATLLLDRPDAMNAYNEPLLTDLVAELESLEDDDAVRAVVLTGAGEAFCAGVDLTDMPLTPEMDFADYERGLGLFQDVVRTIRSLSVPVVAAVNGYALGAGCDTALACDFRMASTEATMGETFIDVGFVPGDGGAYLLPRLVGEERAKELIFTGKKLTGEELVEWGLARSCEPAGDLREAAVSFATELTEQPPVALAQSKRLVNESHEVDLETAFAHATRAQRICSQTRDHEEAVAAFAEDREPEFEGR, from the coding sequence ATGACTGACGTCGTCCAGGTCGAGCGACCGACCGAGCACGTCGCGACCCTGCTCCTCGACCGGCCCGACGCGATGAACGCGTACAACGAGCCGTTGCTGACCGACCTCGTGGCGGAACTCGAATCGCTCGAGGACGACGACGCGGTCCGCGCCGTGGTCCTGACCGGGGCCGGCGAGGCGTTCTGTGCAGGCGTCGACCTGACGGACATGCCCCTGACCCCGGAGATGGACTTCGCCGACTACGAGCGTGGCCTCGGCCTGTTCCAGGACGTGGTCCGGACCATCCGGTCGCTGTCGGTGCCGGTCGTCGCCGCCGTGAACGGTTACGCCCTCGGGGCCGGCTGCGACACGGCGCTCGCGTGTGACTTCCGGATGGCCTCGACCGAGGCCACGATGGGCGAGACGTTCATCGACGTCGGGTTCGTCCCCGGCGACGGCGGGGCGTACCTGCTCCCTCGGCTGGTCGGCGAGGAGCGCGCGAAGGAACTCATCTTCACGGGCAAGAAGCTCACCGGCGAGGAGCTCGTCGAGTGGGGGCTGGCTCGCTCGTGCGAGCCGGCGGGTGACCTGCGCGAGGCCGCGGTGTCGTTCGCCACGGAACTCACCGAACAGCCCCCCGTCGCGCTCGCCCAGAGCAAACGGCTGGTCAACGAGAGCCACGAGGTGGACCTGGAGACGGCCTTCGCCCACGCCACCCGGGCCCAGCGCATCTGCTCGCAGACCCGCGACCACGAGGAGGCGGTGGCGGCGTTCGCCGAGGACCGCGAGCCGGAGTTCGAGGGGCGCTAG
- a CDS encoding HpcH/HpaI aldolase family protein, protein MTNETAAGLAAGESVLGAWVESASPRLAEALAATRLDWLGIDMEHTPVGPGEVESLVRAIHPDATPIVRLPSVEYAVARGCKLALDAGAGGVIVPRVESAADAEAVVEAATFPPDGDRGVAGSVRANGFGEGFDEHVATADDERLVVVQLETAAGIEHADDIVSVPGVDVAFVGENDLSASLGTPGEKTREPVQDGVEAVRRAASEAGVHAGVAARDGETRAEREAQGFRFFLLGGDCSLAREGLAARLDD, encoded by the coding sequence ATGACGAACGAGACGGCAGCGGGGCTGGCGGCCGGCGAGTCGGTGCTCGGTGCCTGGGTCGAGTCTGCGAGCCCGCGGCTGGCCGAGGCGCTCGCGGCCACCCGCCTCGACTGGCTCGGTATCGACATGGAACACACCCCGGTCGGCCCGGGCGAGGTCGAGTCACTCGTCCGCGCCATCCACCCGGATGCGACCCCCATCGTGCGCCTCCCGTCCGTGGAGTACGCCGTGGCGAGGGGCTGCAAGCTCGCCCTCGACGCCGGGGCCGGTGGGGTCATCGTGCCGCGCGTCGAGTCCGCGGCCGACGCCGAGGCCGTGGTCGAGGCCGCCACGTTCCCGCCCGACGGCGACCGGGGCGTCGCCGGGAGCGTCCGGGCGAACGGGTTCGGTGAGGGCTTCGACGAGCACGTCGCGACGGCGGACGACGAGAGGCTGGTCGTCGTCCAGCTGGAGACCGCGGCGGGTATCGAACACGCCGACGATATCGTCTCGGTGCCGGGCGTCGACGTGGCCTTCGTCGGCGAGAACGACCTGTCGGCGTCGCTCGGGACGCCCGGCGAGAAAACGCGTGAGCCGGTCCAGGACGGTGTCGAGGCGGTGCGCCGTGCCGCCAGCGAGGCCGGCGTCCACGCCGGGGTCGCCGCCCGCGACGGCGAGACACGAGCCGAACGCGAGGCGCAGGGCTTCCGGTTCTTCCTGCTCGGCGGCGACTGCTCGCTGGCGCGGGAGGGGCTGGCGGCCAGACTGGACGACTAG
- a CDS encoding ribbon-helix-helix domain-containing protein, with protein sequence MPKISVEIPQELLDDLDDHVGEDGKFVNRSDAIRSSIRKNLDILDEIDARHDRLDDDE encoded by the coding sequence ATGCCCAAGATAAGCGTCGAGATCCCGCAGGAACTCCTCGACGACCTCGACGACCACGTCGGTGAGGACGGGAAGTTCGTCAACCGGAGCGACGCCATCCGGTCGTCCATCCGGAAGAACCTCGACATCCTCGACGAGATCGACGCCCGGCACGACCGCCTGGACGACGACGAGTGA
- a CDS encoding hybrid sensor histidine kinase/response regulator, giving the protein MRSDAIDVLVVDRLESAAETVRHLEDRTDEMRLQLSSDVSDARRVVEADDVDCVVSNFEIPRPDGIEFVGAFELLRTVREVDPDLPFVLFTDVGNEAIAETAIARGVTEYVPRTATEHSYRRLIGRVERAVEYRRADRRAERQARINEVIRDVNQSLVRAADRSEIETMVCDQLAGDRGYSFAWWGTPGGDRLSTAAVVCAGDGVEAIPAETTPVPAALESDEVTVASGLAACDDWTVLTPETPQAVAAVPITYQETTYGVVVLGSTAADGVDETERTVLAELGDTIAYAINATETRTALRRQNERLDTFASIVSHDLRNPLGVAQAYLGELGAEADAVDDDAVEAIDESLDRMEELVADVLQLAREGRDAYETAVVDLGAAVDRAWSSVETADATLRVGDDCGYLLADESRLAQLLENLFRNSVEHGVPRASGEAGDPGEHGGDDVTVTVGRWKDGFYVADDGAGIPEKEREQVLESGYSSADGTGLGLAIVESVAAGHGWSVTVTESESGGARFEFTGVDRP; this is encoded by the coding sequence ATGAGGTCGGACGCCATCGACGTGCTGGTGGTCGACCGACTGGAATCCGCAGCCGAGACCGTCCGGCACCTCGAGGACCGCACGGACGAGATGCGGCTCCAGCTCTCCAGCGACGTTTCCGACGCGCGACGGGTCGTCGAGGCGGACGACGTCGACTGCGTCGTGAGCAACTTCGAGATACCCCGTCCGGACGGCATCGAGTTCGTCGGCGCGTTCGAACTCCTGCGTACCGTCCGCGAGGTCGACCCCGACCTCCCCTTCGTGCTGTTCACCGACGTCGGCAACGAGGCCATCGCCGAGACGGCCATCGCCCGCGGCGTCACCGAGTACGTGCCACGGACCGCGACCGAACACTCCTACCGGCGACTCATCGGTCGGGTCGAGCGCGCCGTCGAGTACCGGCGCGCGGACCGGCGCGCCGAACGGCAGGCCCGCATCAACGAGGTCATCCGCGACGTGAACCAGTCGCTCGTCCGGGCGGCCGACCGGAGCGAGATCGAGACGATGGTCTGTGACCAGCTCGCCGGCGACCGCGGCTACAGTTTCGCCTGGTGGGGCACCCCCGGCGGTGACCGGCTCTCGACCGCCGCCGTGGTCTGTGCCGGCGACGGGGTCGAGGCGATACCGGCCGAAACCACGCCGGTCCCGGCCGCACTGGAGAGCGACGAGGTCACCGTCGCGAGCGGTCTCGCGGCCTGCGACGACTGGACCGTGCTGACCCCCGAGACCCCGCAGGCGGTCGCCGCGGTCCCCATCACCTACCAGGAGACGACCTACGGGGTGGTCGTCCTCGGCTCGACCGCCGCCGACGGGGTGGACGAGACCGAACGGACCGTCCTCGCGGAGCTGGGGGACACCATCGCCTACGCCATCAACGCGACCGAGACGCGTACCGCCCTGCGCCGGCAGAACGAGCGCCTCGACACCTTCGCCAGCATCGTCAGCCACGACCTGCGCAACCCCCTCGGGGTCGCCCAGGCGTACCTCGGCGAACTCGGCGCCGAGGCGGACGCGGTCGACGACGACGCCGTCGAGGCCATCGACGAGTCCCTCGACCGGATGGAGGAACTCGTCGCCGACGTGCTCCAGCTGGCCCGGGAGGGCCGCGACGCCTACGAGACGGCCGTCGTGGACCTCGGCGCCGCCGTCGACCGGGCCTGGAGCAGCGTCGAGACCGCCGACGCGACCCTCCGGGTCGGGGACGACTGCGGCTACCTGCTCGCCGACGAGTCCCGGCTCGCGCAGTTGCTCGAGAACCTGTTCCGGAACAGTGTGGAACATGGTGTCCCACGAGCCTCCGGCGAGGCCGGAGACCCGGGCGAGCACGGCGGCGACGACGTGACCGTCACGGTCGGGCGCTGGAAGGACGGCTTCTACGTCGCCGACGACGGCGCGGGCATCCCCGAGAAGGAGCGCGAGCAGGTGCTCGAATCGGGGTACTCGAGCGCCGACGGGACCGGCCTCGGGCTCGCCATCGTCGAGTCGGTCGCGGCGGGCCACGGCTGGTCGGTCACGGTCACCGAGAGCGAGAGCGGCGGCGCCCGCTTCGAGTTCACCGGCGTCGACCGGCCCTGA
- a CDS encoding TrmB family transcriptional regulator sugar-binding domain-containing protein, translating to MEEMVTVEHGRAAALDRLADHVAAAQQEVVLLASAAVVEHLADELAAARDRGVLVAVLFGDSDQLSAVELEQSTSVARRWDIAESGLSIAAFDGEMAMVAGPGALTADRGLRTVFLADQYFEDLAFSTYFGNFWPVAEELYTADPEPLPRTFGSVRHAACTAALHLRAGRALTATVEAHDTTTGEQRTLSGQVINARQSIVTPITASFPLENTLILSSPVGRVSVGGEGAFVEDYGATEVKLTRRE from the coding sequence ATGGAGGAGATGGTCACCGTCGAACACGGGCGGGCGGCGGCACTCGACAGGCTCGCCGACCACGTCGCGGCAGCCCAACAGGAGGTCGTCCTGCTGGCGTCGGCCGCGGTCGTCGAGCACCTCGCGGACGAGCTGGCGGCCGCCCGCGACCGGGGCGTCCTCGTCGCGGTCCTGTTCGGCGATTCGGACCAGCTCTCGGCGGTCGAGCTGGAGCAGAGCACGAGCGTCGCCCGCCGCTGGGACATCGCCGAGAGCGGGCTGAGCATCGCGGCGTTCGACGGGGAGATGGCGATGGTCGCCGGCCCCGGCGCGCTCACGGCCGACCGCGGGTTGCGGACCGTCTTCCTCGCCGACCAGTACTTCGAGGACCTCGCGTTCAGCACCTACTTCGGGAACTTCTGGCCGGTCGCCGAGGAGCTGTACACCGCGGACCCGGAACCGCTCCCCCGGACGTTCGGGAGCGTCCGGCACGCCGCCTGCACGGCGGCGCTCCACCTCCGGGCGGGCCGGGCGCTCACGGCGACCGTCGAGGCCCACGACACCACGACCGGCGAACAGCGAACGCTCTCCGGGCAGGTCATCAACGCGAGACAGAGCATCGTCACGCCCATCACGGCGTCGTTCCCGCTGGAGAACACCCTCATCCTCTCCTCGCCGGTCGGCCGGGTCAGCGTCGGCGGCGAGGGCGCGTTCGTGGAGGACTACGGCGCGACCGAGGTCAAGCTCACCCGCCGGGAGTGA
- a CDS encoding 23S rRNA (uridine(2552)-2'-O)-methyltransferase: protein MARKDQWYNRAKQQGYRTRASFKLKQLDQREGLFGPGNTVVDLGAAPGGWIQVAAEEVGAEGKVIGVDFQRIKGFGDEYEAEIETIKGDMTEEKTKERVREAAGGEVDVVLSDMAPNMTGEYNLDHARSVYLARQAFETALDVLDTGGDFAVKVFQGPDVDDLRTDMEEEFQYVRTTTPKASRDESSETYLIAKHRLTAPVREGDVLEVTIEDIGSEGDGIAKVEGYTLFVDGVEQGQTLDIEVTGLKPRFGFAKPAEES from the coding sequence ATGGCGCGCAAGGACCAATGGTACAACAGGGCGAAACAGCAGGGCTACCGGACGCGAGCGTCCTTCAAGCTCAAACAGCTCGACCAGCGAGAGGGGCTGTTCGGCCCCGGGAACACGGTCGTCGACCTGGGTGCGGCCCCCGGCGGCTGGATCCAGGTCGCCGCAGAGGAGGTCGGTGCCGAGGGGAAGGTCATCGGCGTGGACTTCCAGCGCATCAAGGGCTTCGGCGACGAGTACGAGGCCGAGATCGAGACCATCAAGGGCGACATGACCGAGGAGAAGACGAAAGAACGCGTCAGGGAGGCCGCCGGCGGCGAGGTCGACGTGGTGCTCTCGGACATGGCACCGAACATGACCGGCGAGTACAACCTCGACCACGCCCGGTCGGTCTACCTCGCCCGGCAGGCGTTCGAGACGGCGCTCGACGTGCTCGACACCGGCGGTGACTTCGCCGTGAAGGTGTTCCAGGGCCCCGACGTGGACGACCTCCGCACGGACATGGAAGAGGAGTTCCAGTACGTCCGCACCACGACGCCGAAGGCCTCCCGCGACGAGTCCTCCGAGACCTACCTCATCGCCAAGCACCGCCTGACCGCACCGGTCCGCGAGGGCGACGTGCTGGAGGTGACCATCGAGGACATCGGCAGCGAGGGCGACGGCATCGCGAAGGTCGAGGGCTACACGCTGTTCGTCGACGGCGTCGAGCAGGGCCAGACCCTCGACATCGAGGTGACCGGGCTGAAGCCGCGCTTCGGCTTCGCGAAGCCGGCCGAAGAATCGTGA
- a CDS encoding alpha/beta fold hydrolase yields MPRVRTNGVATYYERRGDGRPVVFIHGLGWDHRSWWPQMAALEEEYELVAYDYRGHGDSETGDTDAYTVSLLADDLRELVTELDLADPVLCAHSYGGLIAAEYAIQYPDEVAGIVFADARTTLGESTVERAVFRLQPVFHRLETVVGRDRVQRLMEFVGEHITDMEQGPDEPVPELGMTRSEYTDEVTESFSRDAEGALVRAGRAYVGASPTDFDVPVLYTYGELTGEVIAGKADRLARAPTDVRVREISNAGHSLMLEQPETFTGVLREFLADV; encoded by the coding sequence ATGCCACGGGTTCGCACGAACGGGGTGGCGACGTACTACGAACGCCGGGGGGACGGGCGACCGGTCGTGTTCATCCACGGCCTGGGCTGGGACCACCGGTCGTGGTGGCCGCAGATGGCCGCCCTCGAAGAGGAGTACGAGCTGGTCGCCTACGACTACCGCGGCCACGGCGACAGCGAGACCGGCGACACGGACGCGTACACCGTCTCCCTGCTCGCCGACGACCTCCGGGAACTGGTGACCGAACTCGACCTGGCCGACCCGGTACTCTGTGCGCACTCCTACGGCGGGCTCATCGCGGCCGAGTACGCCATCCAGTACCCCGACGAGGTGGCCGGTATCGTCTTCGCCGACGCACGGACCACCCTCGGCGAGAGCACGGTCGAACGGGCGGTGTTCCGCCTCCAGCCGGTCTTCCACCGGCTCGAAACGGTCGTCGGCCGTGACCGGGTCCAGCGACTGATGGAGTTCGTCGGCGAGCACATCACGGACATGGAGCAAGGTCCCGACGAGCCGGTTCCCGAACTCGGGATGACACGGTCCGAGTACACGGACGAGGTCACGGAGTCGTTCTCGCGAGACGCCGAGGGCGCGCTCGTCCGCGCCGGCCGGGCGTACGTCGGTGCCAGTCCGACCGACTTCGACGTGCCCGTGCTCTACACCTACGGGGAGCTGACCGGCGAGGTCATCGCCGGGAAGGCCGACCGGCTGGCACGGGCCCCGACGGACGTCCGGGTCCGGGAGATATCGAACGCCGGCCACAGCCTCATGCTGGAGCAACCGGAGACGTTCACCGGGGTGCTTCGGGAGTTCCTCGCGGACGTGTGA